From the Actinopolymorpha singaporensis genome, the window CGACTTCGACGACGTGGCGGACGTCGACACGGCCACTGTGATGGCGCGCTTCCACGCCGAGGTCGAACACAGCCGCCGGGTCGCGGCAGAGCAGCCGAGTCTGGACACGCTCGGCACCGGAATCCGCGGCGGACAGCGCATCGCGCCCTCACTGCGCTGGGTCTACGTGCACATGATCGAGGAGTACGCCCGCCACAACGGTCACGCCGACCTCCTTCGCGAGCGCATCGACGGCGCCGTCGGCGTCTGACCCGGCGTCAGGACATGGGCGAGTCCTCGACGAGGCGGGCAAGGGTGCGCACGGCCATGCTGCTCATAGCCGGATTCGTGTACTGGTAGTACCACCCGGCGCCCATCGCCTGCTCGAACGCCCACGCCTTGCCGCGTTCCCATTCCAGGTCGTCGCAACCGAGTTCGCGCCGCAGGATCCGGCGTGGACCGGCCTCGAGCAGGTGCCAGGCACCGACCAGCTCCAGCGCCGGGTCGGCGGGTCCCAGGCCGCCCACGTCGAGGACGCCTGCCAGCCTCCCGTCCGCGACGAGAACGTTGCCGGGGATGAGGTCGCCGTGGCTCATCACGTCCGGGTCGTCACCGCGGGGCAGGTCCCGCCACCGGGCCCACAACCGGCGCAGACGTGGGACGTCGAGTAGTTGCTCGCTCTCCCGAAGGCAGGTCTCGATCCATTCCTCGTGGTCTGCGATCGTGCCGCCGCGTCCGGAGCCGCCGAACGTGCGACCGCGTACGTCGATGGTGCGTACGTCGCGGATGAACTCGACCAGGTGGTACGCGAACGCCTCGGACTCCGAAGGATCGGCCTCGGTGGCGACGACTCCGGGCACCCAGGTCTGGACCGACCACGGCATCGGGTAGCCGAAGCCCGGCTCGCCGAGGCCGAGCGGCTCGGGGGTCGGGAAGCGCGTACGCCCCAGCAGTTCCCTGGCCGCGTCGGCCTCGCTCTCCAGCCAGCGCCGCGCCCTCTCCACGTCCTGCGGCTGCAACGGGAACCGTGCCGTCAGGCGTTCGCCGATGCGGAAGATGGCGTTGACGGTGCCCGCCGACGCGAGCTGGCGGATGGGCAGATCCCCCCACTGCGGGAACTGGCTGCGAACGAGGTCGGACACGGTGTCCGGGGAGACGGTGAGCTGGTCGGCATGCATCTGCACGCCTGGAGGATGCCGTGTGCCCGCGTACGGTGGCAAACGCGTTTCCCGCCGTGACGTCCGCCCAAGGGCCCCGTCGGCGCCTGGCGCGTCATGGCGGTGACGTACCAGGGCGCGGTCGACGCGATGCTCGGCCAGCGGCGATCCGTGCCTGAACCTGTGCCGCCTGTGCCTACAACCCGTGCCCGCGGCCGTGATGGATATGTTGCCGGCATGGACGATCTTCGTTCGGTCGACGTCGGCGAAGTACGGCTGGCGTACCGCGTCGCCGGCGATCCGAAGTCACCGCCTCTGATCCTGCTGCA encodes:
- a CDS encoding aminoglycoside phosphotransferase family protein → MHADQLTVSPDTVSDLVRSQFPQWGDLPIRQLASAGTVNAIFRIGERLTARFPLQPQDVERARRWLESEADAARELLGRTRFPTPEPLGLGEPGFGYPMPWSVQTWVPGVVATEADPSESEAFAYHLVEFIRDVRTIDVRGRTFGGSGRGGTIADHEEWIETCLRESEQLLDVPRLRRLWARWRDLPRGDDPDVMSHGDLIPGNVLVADGRLAGVLDVGGLGPADPALELVGAWHLLEAGPRRILRRELGCDDLEWERGKAWAFEQAMGAGWYYQYTNPAMSSMAVRTLARLVEDSPMS